The nucleotide sequence GACTGGAAAATAATGCAGATAATTGAGCTATTAATACTTGGGCTTACATTTTTAGCAGTGTTTATACTGGCGCAGGCAGGTTATCAGACTTTTAAGAAAGGAATTAAACAGTATGAAAAGAAAGTAGCTGCAGGAACTGAAAAAGAGCTGGATGAGATGTTTGTTTTTATTCCAGCAGAAAAGATTGCCTATTTTAGTATTCTTGGTGTTCTAGTTATGACAATGGTTGGTTACTTACTCAGTCATAGTTTGCTAATATGCTTAGCATTTGGAGCTGTTGGATTCTCTCTGCCAAGAATTTACCTCAGACAGTTAAAGAAGAATCGCAAGAAAAAGTTTGATATTCAATTAACAGGGGCTTTAACAACAGTGTCAAATTCTCTTAAGGCAGGTTTAAGTCTGCAACAAGCACTGGATTTTTTAATTAAGGAATCTGAGGCTCCTTTGTCTCAGGAATTTAGTCTGGTTATCCGGTCTGCTAAGTTAGGGGTTTCAATGGAAGAAGCGTTGGAAAGATTGGGAAAGAGAATGCCCAGTGAACAAATGGAATTGGTTGTCACCTCAATTAATATCTCCAGGCAATTAGGGGGTAATCTTTCTGAGATATTTGACAGAATTGCAAACACAATAAGGGAGAGAGATAAAATGCATGGTAAGATTGCTGCGCTTACGTCTCAGGGCAAGATGCAGGGATTGGTAGTAGGCTTGCTTCCTATAGGGCTTGGCATAATAATGTATTTTCTGGATCCGGCAACAATGAAGATAATGTTTACTTCTGCTATTGGCTGGGCGTTTCTTGTAACTGTGGTTTTCCTGGAGCTAATAGGTGGATTCCTGATTTATAAAATTGTTAATATTGATGTGTAAAAATGTTTAATATATTAGTTTTAATAATAATTTACAGCTTTTTCTTTATTGCTTTCTATTTAATAGGAGCAGGAATACTCTCATTATTTGAGAAAAAGGAAGAGGAGGCAATAGATCTGGATATGTTAGGTCAGCTTGAGAAAAAAAGAGAAAAATTTATGCATACCTATCCATTATATCGCTTCTTAATGCCATGGGTCGGGAAACTAGCGAAATTGCACAAGCGGTTTGGGCTTAAAGAATACCAGAATAATATCACGCAAAAACTAACCTCAGCTGGAAATCCAGGAGCTATAAGCGCTCTAGAATTTTTGGCTATAAAAGAATTACTATTAATATTTGCGCCAATCGTCGGGCTTTTAATACTTAAGATGCTGTCTATTGAAATTGCATGGTATCATATTATCCTGTTCATGCTTGCTTATTTCTATCCTGATCAATGGTTGAAGGATCAGATTAAGAAAAGACATAAAGGGATCTGGAGAGGCCTTCCTTACAGCCTGGACTTGATAACTCTTTCAGTAGAGGCGGGATTGGATTTTTCAGCAGCTATTAATAAAGTGGTTGACAAGATGAAAGCAGGCCCGCTTGTAGAGGAGCTTTTTCACATGCAGCAGCAGATTAAGCTTGGTTCAACAAGGCGCGACGCTTTAAAAGCAATGGCAGACAGAGTTAATATGCCGGATCTTTCTGCTATTTGCACATCGCTTATACAGGCAGATCAACTGGGAACAAGTCTTGGGCCTATACTCAGGGTCTTATCTGATCAGATGCGGACCAAGAGGATGCAGATAGCAGAGAAAACAGCAATGCAGGCGCCGGTAAAAATGCTGCTGCCCCTTGTAGGATTTATCTTTCCGGCAGTTTTTGTAATGCTCTTTGGCCCTATCATTATAAAGCTTTTGCAGGGTGGATTCTAGAAGGACAACTATAGTGGTCAGTTTTGGCAATAATCAGATTTTAGGACAAGGTGTGGTGGTTGCAGATACGTGGCAGATGAGAACCAAGGGGCTAATTGGACGTAGTAAACTAGATTCTGGAGAGGGTTTGCTGATTAAAAACTGTAAAGCCATACATACATGGTTTATGAGGTTCCCGATTGATGTGGTTTTTATGGATAAGAATTCTTGTGTTGTAAAGACTATATCTCAGTTAAAACCATTTCGGCTGGCTTTTGGAGGAAGAAGCGCGCAGCATGTGCTGGAACTTTCCTCTGGCGCTATCAGCAGCGCTCAGGTTCGTATAGGAGATATGGTCAATGCCAAGATATAAGGCTTCTGTAATGAATGGCAAAGAATCCCAGGGGATATATGATCGAATACGAAAAATTATTGAAAATGCGCGCGGAAATATTGAGCGTGTTGTTAACACAGAAATGGTTATAGCGTATTGGCAGATTGGAAGAGAAATTGTGGAAGAAGAACAGAAAGGGAAATCACGTGCCGATTATGGCAAGGCGATGTTAAAAAAACTTTCCGCAAAGCTCACTGCTGACTTTGGTAAAGGGTTCGATGAATCAAATCTCCGGAATATTCGGATTTTCTATCTGACCTATCCAAAATGTGACGCACTGCGTCACGAATTGAGCTGGACGCATTACCGTATTCTGATGCGGGTTGAAAAACTGGAAGCCAGATCTTTCTATGAGATTGAATGTATCAAGAATAATTGGTCAGTTCGGGAGCTTGAGCGTCAGAAAGGATCGCTTCTTTTTGAGAGGCTCGCTTTGAGCAAAGACAAGAAAGGCCTTATAAAATTAGCTCGAAAAGGACAGGAATTGCAGACATATGAAGATATGATTAAAGATCCATATATTCTTGAATTTACTGGTTTATTACCTCAATCAAAGCTGTATGAAAGTAAATTAGAGCAGGCTTTAATTGATAATCTGTCAAAATTTCTGCTTGAATTAGGAAAAGGTTTTACTTTTGTGGCCAGGCAAAAGCGAATTTCCTTAGATGGAGACCATTTTTACATTGACCTTGTATTTTATAATATGATTTTGAAGTGCTACGTCATTATTGATTTAAAAATCGGCAAGCTTGTTCACCAGGATATTGGACAGATGCAGATGTATGTGAATTTTTATGATCGCAAAATTAAGCAGAAGGACGATAATCCGACAGTCGGGCTTGTTTTATGTGAAGATAAGAAAGATGCAGTTGTTCGATATACTCTTCCAAAGGGAAATAGGCAGATATTCGCTTCAAGATACAAATTATATCTGCCTACGGAAGAAGAACTAATAAGAGAACTAAAAAGAGAACGGTTTTTGCTGGGACTGTAATGAAAAAATAAATGGGGAATTTTAAAGTGCTGTCATTGCGAGGAGCCCCGAAAGTCCCGAAAGCTTTCGGGAGGACGACTTGGCAATCTCTTTGTCATGTCATTCTACGATTTGCTCAGGGAATCTAATTATATTATGTTGAAAAAAGATTTTCAAAACTGGTCAAAAGAAAAATTACTCCATGAATACAAGGAGCTTTCAAAGCGTAAAAAGTTTGGCATTGTTTGGGAAAATAAAACCGAGAAAGTTGCGGAACAATGCAAAACATCTTTACCAGTTTTGAAGGAAGAGAAAACAAAATCATTCTCAACCGACAAGAACGGAATAAATCATATTTTCATTGAAGGCGATAATTATCACGCTTTATCTGTTTTGAGCTATACCCACAAGAAAAAGATTGATTTGATTTTTATTGATCCGCCATATAACACTGGCAATAAAAGCTGGCGATATAACAATGACTATGTAGAGAAAGAAGACCGTTTCAGACATAGCAAATGGCTATCGTTCATGAGCAAACGGCTTAGACTTGCTCGTAATTTATTAAAAGAGAATGGAATAATTGTTGTTACGATTGATGATTATGAATTGTTCACTCTTGGTTTATTGATGGACGAAATCTTTTTTGAAAATAACAAGATTGGAGTTTTGGCTGTTGAAAGCAACCCACGCGGAAGAACAACTAATAAATTTTTTGCGACAAGTCATGAATACTGGTTAATTTACGCAAAAAATATAAATGTTGCTTCTATTGAAAATGTGCCTCTCACAGAAGAACAAAAGAAATCGTTTAATCTTGGAGATGACGTTTCGTCATATCGACTTTTGCCATTCAGGAGAAGTGGCGGTTTGTCCACTCCCGAAGAAAGGCCAAATTCTCACTACCCAATATTTTACAACGAGAAAACTGGGAAAATAGACATTGAGCCGTTCAAAAATGCCATAAAGATATTGCCAATTGATAGCTCCGGTAGAAAGCGCGTTTGGAGACAAACAAGACCATCGTTAATGGAAGCGGTCGGGCGTGGAGATATAGTTATTAAAAAAAATAGCAAGGGCTATGTTGTTTATATGAAAGACAGAATTAAGGAGGGCAGGAAACCAAAAACTATTTGGATAAATCCGAAATATGACGCTTCCTCGCATGGCACGGTATTGTTGGATAAAATCCTTAATCGGAGAAAAGCGTTTGATTATCCGAAATCTTTGTATGCTGTATTAGATGCTTTGTCAGTATTGGTTGCCAACAAAAAAGAAGCGATTATTTTGGATTTTTTCGCCGGTTCGGGGACAACTGGCCATGCAGTCTTGGAATTAAATAAAAACGACGGGGGCAAACGGCAATTTATTTTATGCACGGACAACCAAGATAATAACGGTAACGGTACGGGTGGCATTGCAGAAAGTGTATGTTATCCGCGAATAAAGAAAATTATTGAGGGATATAAAGACCCTTTAGGTAATGTCGTTACTGGTCTTGGCGGCAATTTAAGATACTACTCTGGCGAATTAGCAGGAAATATTAAAACCGACAACGATAAAAGGGTTTTGACTTCAAGAAGTACGGAAATGCTTTGTCTTGCCGAAGCGACTTTTGATGAAATAGCAAACAAGAAAGGTTTGTTTGCTATTTACGAAAACCAAAAACAAATGACTGGTATAGTTTTTGATGAGGACGCGATTGATGATTTTAAAAGTGAAGTGAAAAAATATAAAAAAACTTTCGTTATTTATGTTTTTAGCTATGACCACACATACAATGAAGAAGATTTTGAGGATTTGGATAATTTGAAAGTGGTAAAACCGATACCTGAAGTAATATTGAATGTTTATCGTAAAATTTACAAAGAGCTTTATAAACCAAGGAATTTATGAAAGATTTAGCATACCAGAAAAAATACATCAAGGAACTTGTCTCAATTTCCGTTGGATATATTGATGATGAAGATCCAAAATTGATTGTTTTTCAAGCTCCAACCGGCGCAGGAAAGACAATAATGCTCGCCGAGGCAATGTCGCGAATAGTTAAGGAGTTAGGCAGTCAAAAAGAATTGGCCTTTGTTTGGATTTCGGTAAATGCCTTGCACGAGCAAAGCAAAGAAAAACTGGAAAAGCATTTTGAAAACGAACGATTGCTTGATTGCATTAGTGTCAATGAAATTCAAAATAATGAGATAGAACAAAACCAAATTGCTTTTGTAAACTGGGACTCTTTGAACAAAGAGGGCATTTCGCTTTTTATGTCAGACAACGAGAAGGATTGGAATTTGAGCAAGGTTGCCGAAAATACGAGAGATGAGGGCAGAAGCATAATATTGATAATTGACGAAAGCCACCGCACGGCAAAAACAAGCAAGTCGCAAGAAATCGTCAACATGATAGGACCAAAATTGACGATTGAAGTTTCTGCTACACCGAAAGAGGGCGTTACTAATGACCACAAGACAACAGTTAAGTTGAGCGAGGTTGTCATCGAGGGAATGATTAAAGAAGGAATACAAATAAACCCCGGACTTGGCCGTGTGCAGACAAATGAGGATATTGTTCGCGAAGCTCTAAAAAAGCGAAAAGAACTAAAACGGCTTTACGAAGAAGCGAGAACTAAAATAAATCCTTTACTTTTAATTCAGATACCAAAGAAAAAGAAATCTGATGTGAGAGAGCCAGAGGATAAAATTATTGAGATATTGAACAAAGATAGTATTACGATTGAAAACGGAAAACTTGCTCTTTGGCTTGCCGAAAAAGATAAAAAGAAAAATCTTGATTATCTCGAAAACCATGACAGCGAGGTTGATGTTTTGGTATTCAAAGAGGCAATCGTGCAAGGATGGGATTGCCCGCGCGCAAGTATTTTGTTGCTTCAGCGAGAATGGAATGTCGAAAATTATGTTTTTAATATTCAGACACTCGGTCGTATTATGCGCATGCCCGAACAGAAACATTATGAGAATTATCCTGTCTTGAATATCGGTTATGTCTATACGGCTTCGGACAACTTTGAAATTGTTGACGATTTGGCAAAGGATTATGTCAGCAAGGATCAAATGGTGCGGGACAATGCTATTTACAAAGATATTTACTTACCGAGTGAACTTGTCAGAAGAAAACGAGAGCTATTTAGATTATCCGGCGAGTTTAAGGATTGTCTATTTCAAGCTGACAATGAGCTAAAATTTAATGAAAAGAAAATAAATATTGGCAAAATTGTTTTCAAAAAAGATATAGGTTTTGACGGGCAAATTACCGAAATAGACAAAAAGCAAGCGGTTGATTTTCAGAAAAAGGGCGCAATCGTACGA is from bacterium and encodes:
- a CDS encoding site-specific DNA-methyltransferase: MLKKDFQNWSKEKLLHEYKELSKRKKFGIVWENKTEKVAEQCKTSLPVLKEEKTKSFSTDKNGINHIFIEGDNYHALSVLSYTHKKKIDLIFIDPPYNTGNKSWRYNNDYVEKEDRFRHSKWLSFMSKRLRLARNLLKENGIIVVTIDDYELFTLGLLMDEIFFENNKIGVLAVESNPRGRTTNKFFATSHEYWLIYAKNINVASIENVPLTEEQKKSFNLGDDVSSYRLLPFRRSGGLSTPEERPNSHYPIFYNEKTGKIDIEPFKNAIKILPIDSSGRKRVWRQTRPSLMEAVGRGDIVIKKNSKGYVVYMKDRIKEGRKPKTIWINPKYDASSHGTVLLDKILNRRKAFDYPKSLYAVLDALSVLVANKKEAIILDFFAGSGTTGHAVLELNKNDGGKRQFILCTDNQDNNGNGTGGIAESVCYPRIKKIIEGYKDPLGNVVTGLGGNLRYYSGELAGNIKTDNDKRVLTSRSTEMLCLAEATFDEIANKKGLFAIYENQKQMTGIVFDEDAIDDFKSEVKKYKKTFVIYVFSYDHTYNEEDFEDLDNLKVVKPIPEVILNVYRKIYKELYKPRNL
- a CDS encoding type II secretion system F family protein is translated as MQIIELLILGLTFLAVFILAQAGYQTFKKGIKQYEKKVAAGTEKELDEMFVFIPAEKIAYFSILGVLVMTMVGYLLSHSLLICLAFGAVGFSLPRIYLRQLKKNRKKKFDIQLTGALTTVSNSLKAGLSLQQALDFLIKESEAPLSQEFSLVIRSAKLGVSMEEALERLGKRMPSEQMELVVTSINISRQLGGNLSEIFDRIANTIRERDKMHGKIAALTSQGKMQGLVVGLLPIGLGIIMYFLDPATMKIMFTSAIGWAFLVTVVFLELIGGFLIYKIVNIDV
- a CDS encoding DEAD/DEAH box helicase family protein; protein product: MKDLAYQKKYIKELVSISVGYIDDEDPKLIVFQAPTGAGKTIMLAEAMSRIVKELGSQKELAFVWISVNALHEQSKEKLEKHFENERLLDCISVNEIQNNEIEQNQIAFVNWDSLNKEGISLFMSDNEKDWNLSKVAENTRDEGRSIILIIDESHRTAKTSKSQEIVNMIGPKLTIEVSATPKEGVTNDHKTTVKLSEVVIEGMIKEGIQINPGLGRVQTNEDIVREALKKRKELKRLYEEARTKINPLLLIQIPKKKKSDVREPEDKIIEILNKDSITIENGKLALWLAEKDKKKNLDYLENHDSEVDVLVFKEAIVQGWDCPRASILLLQREWNVENYVFNIQTLGRIMRMPEQKHYENYPVLNIGYVYTASDNFEIVDDLAKDYVSKDQMVRDNAIYKDIYLPSELVRRKRELFRLSGEFKDCLFQADNELKFNEKKINIGKIVFKKDIGFDGQITEIDKKQAVDFQKKGAIVRDREEVCAEYTAFIKSLTYPFTGGGRPTEIIKSSLRSFFKKSFGIDNEDEIAAIVLNPINKGEFIELIESAKGKYKSLPEKADKVIPNENWQVPEIISVFENFDEIKTINKSVLKPYFVKRDKNGKQQWSKPEKGFIDELEKTDNDVLWWFKNGASESKYFGIAYKKNGNSHGSYYAFYPDFVIKTKKDILILEIKDDRDFKNENLYKLNAGREFQKKYKGKEILHFYIISPSDYYKFFIALKNQNLNSFKSQFEENLVRYAQSRKVVSEKQVEKSKEDQELLELYEGELSEAIKNFDDEKLENEILKIDLQNAEMTIGNLKEALIYQPKTGAKEEKEDKKIPTPFNICILGEVVDEDLVREKLRDFFAKYGLKVTDWDIDFFNNIKLRNSDVLSKLKKGQSKYDVAITGQIYHHSGKGNESANILTELKKRKYIDYIVGCSPKSTLTIDNILEKLESYQCQNIKFL
- a CDS encoding DUF192 domain-containing protein, whose translation is MVSFGNNQILGQGVVVADTWQMRTKGLIGRSKLDSGEGLLIKNCKAIHTWFMRFPIDVVFMDKNSCVVKTISQLKPFRLAFGGRSAQHVLELSSGAISSAQVRIGDMVNAKI
- a CDS encoding type II secretion system F family protein, encoding MFNILVLIIIYSFFFIAFYLIGAGILSLFEKKEEEAIDLDMLGQLEKKREKFMHTYPLYRFLMPWVGKLAKLHKRFGLKEYQNNITQKLTSAGNPGAISALEFLAIKELLLIFAPIVGLLILKMLSIEIAWYHIILFMLAYFYPDQWLKDQIKKRHKGIWRGLPYSLDLITLSVEAGLDFSAAINKVVDKMKAGPLVEELFHMQQQIKLGSTRRDALKAMADRVNMPDLSAICTSLIQADQLGTSLGPILRVLSDQMRTKRMQIAEKTAMQAPVKMLLPLVGFIFPAVFVMLFGPIIIKLLQGGF
- a CDS encoding DUF1016 family protein; protein product: MNGKESQGIYDRIRKIIENARGNIERVVNTEMVIAYWQIGREIVEEEQKGKSRADYGKAMLKKLSAKLTADFGKGFDESNLRNIRIFYLTYPKCDALRHELSWTHYRILMRVEKLEARSFYEIECIKNNWSVRELERQKGSLLFERLALSKDKKGLIKLARKGQELQTYEDMIKDPYILEFTGLLPQSKLYESKLEQALIDNLSKFLLELGKGFTFVARQKRISLDGDHFYIDLVFYNMILKCYVIIDLKIGKLVHQDIGQMQMYVNFYDRKIKQKDDNPTVGLVLCEDKKDAVVRYTLPKGNRQIFASRYKLYLPTEEELIRELKRERFLLGL